In one Pyxidicoccus xibeiensis genomic region, the following are encoded:
- a CDS encoding ABC transporter permease — MDSLRQDFRYALRTLMRTPGFTLAAGITLALAIGANTVLFSAIHAMLLRPLPFPEASQLVRIWCNQEGTDTASVSSPELLGWREHGKGFVRLAGYARTDLNRTGGDAPERVRGGRVTPDFFATLGVKPAQGRDFAEDDAQPGNAASTVVVSHGFWKRALGGAADAVGRTVVLDGRTHTVVGVLPEDFSFPDFADEAEVWVPHWLDAQDHGHHYLSVLARLAPGLSLEAAREDLLRVAAAIDRSEAGQKPHTVTPRLWQDELTSNTRPLLWTLWGAVAFVLLIACANVANLMLVRALARQRDGAIRAALGASRRRRVQQALAESVLLSLFGGALGMLLVLWGLELVRTLLPANMLRLTPVELSAPAMAFSVALSVGAGLLFGLAPALHTSGMDVLPLLKQSGSATGARSSHPLRNGLVMVQLALALVLLVGTGLMVRTLRNVQAVDLGFDMDGLLSARLSLPGTKYTDPALRRSFHDALLGRLQALPGVEAVGMVNDAPLGGSYTSGDFVLEGDTAQPGDLRIAEYRVASPDYFRAMRIAVRQGRAFGPQDGEKGAPVLIVNEAFVRAYVAGGEPLGRRVKLDWNGDTAFREIVGVVADVRHDRLTVPTRPEVYLPLAQLPLPGVSLLLRSRNTQEAAVAALVTAVRQEVKAVDAEQPVYDLAPFAARVERQLLRPLATVRLLTAFALLAVVLAGVGVYGVMAYTVGQRTRELGIRLALGAHPRQVLRLVMGQGLKLTAMGVGVGLLAAFGVTRLLASLLYGVDASEPTIFIGVTVVLGGVSLLASWLPALRASRVSPSISLRSE; from the coding sequence ATGGACTCCCTCCGCCAGGACTTCCGCTACGCGCTGCGCACCCTGATGCGCACCCCCGGCTTCACGCTGGCCGCTGGAATCACGCTCGCGCTGGCCATTGGCGCGAACACCGTCCTCTTCAGCGCCATCCACGCCATGCTGCTGCGGCCCCTGCCCTTCCCCGAGGCCAGCCAGCTGGTGCGCATCTGGTGCAACCAGGAGGGCACGGACACCGCCTCCGTGTCGTCGCCGGAGCTGCTGGGCTGGCGTGAGCACGGCAAGGGCTTCGTCCGGCTGGCGGGGTATGCGCGCACGGACCTCAACCGCACGGGCGGGGACGCCCCGGAGCGCGTGCGCGGAGGCCGCGTCACGCCGGACTTCTTCGCGACGCTGGGCGTGAAGCCGGCCCAGGGCCGCGACTTCGCGGAGGACGACGCGCAGCCGGGCAACGCCGCGTCCACGGTGGTGGTGAGCCACGGCTTCTGGAAGCGGGCGCTGGGCGGCGCGGCGGACGCGGTGGGGCGCACGGTGGTGCTGGACGGGCGGACCCACACCGTGGTGGGGGTGCTGCCGGAGGACTTCTCCTTCCCGGACTTCGCCGACGAGGCGGAGGTGTGGGTGCCGCACTGGCTGGACGCGCAGGACCACGGCCACCACTACCTGTCCGTGCTGGCGCGGCTGGCCCCGGGGCTCTCGCTGGAGGCGGCGCGGGAGGACCTGCTGCGGGTGGCCGCGGCCATCGACCGCTCGGAAGCCGGCCAGAAGCCGCACACCGTGACGCCGCGCCTGTGGCAGGACGAGCTCACCTCCAACACGCGCCCCCTGCTGTGGACGCTGTGGGGCGCGGTGGCCTTCGTGCTGCTCATCGCCTGCGCCAACGTGGCCAACCTCATGCTGGTGCGGGCGCTGGCGCGGCAGCGGGACGGGGCCATCCGCGCGGCGCTGGGGGCCAGCCGCCGCCGGCGCGTGCAGCAGGCGCTGGCGGAGAGCGTGCTGCTGTCCCTCTTCGGCGGCGCGCTGGGCATGCTGCTGGTGCTGTGGGGCCTGGAGCTGGTGCGCACCCTGCTGCCCGCCAACATGCTGCGGCTGACGCCGGTGGAGCTGAGCGCGCCGGCCATGGCCTTCAGCGTGGCGCTGTCGGTGGGCGCGGGGCTGCTCTTCGGCCTGGCGCCCGCGCTGCACACCTCCGGCATGGACGTGCTGCCCCTGCTCAAGCAGTCGGGCAGCGCCACCGGGGCGCGCTCCAGCCACCCGCTGCGCAATGGACTCGTCATGGTGCAGCTGGCCCTGGCGCTGGTGCTGCTGGTGGGCACCGGGCTCATGGTGCGCACGCTGCGCAACGTGCAGGCGGTGGACCTGGGCTTCGACATGGATGGCCTGCTGAGCGCCCGGCTGTCCCTGCCAGGGACGAAGTACACGGACCCGGCGCTCCGGCGGTCCTTCCATGACGCGCTGCTGGGCCGGCTCCAGGCGCTGCCGGGTGTGGAGGCGGTGGGCATGGTCAACGACGCGCCCCTGGGCGGCAGCTACACCAGCGGGGACTTCGTCCTCGAGGGAGACACCGCGCAGCCCGGGGACCTGCGCATCGCCGAGTACCGGGTGGCCAGCCCGGACTACTTCCGCGCCATGCGCATCGCCGTGCGCCAGGGGCGCGCCTTCGGTCCGCAAGACGGGGAGAAGGGCGCGCCTGTCCTCATCGTCAACGAGGCCTTCGTCCGCGCCTACGTCGCCGGTGGCGAGCCCCTGGGCCGCAGGGTGAAGCTGGACTGGAACGGGGACACCGCGTTCCGCGAAATCGTCGGGGTGGTGGCGGACGTGCGCCATGACAGGCTCACCGTGCCGACCCGCCCGGAGGTGTACCTGCCCCTGGCACAGCTCCCCCTCCCCGGCGTGTCGCTGCTGCTGCGCTCCCGCAACACGCAGGAGGCCGCGGTGGCGGCCCTGGTGACGGCGGTGCGCCAGGAGGTGAAGGCGGTGGACGCGGAGCAGCCCGTCTATGACCTGGCGCCCTTCGCGGCGCGGGTGGAGCGGCAACTGCTGCGCCCCCTGGCGACGGTGCGGCTGCTGACGGCCTTCGCGCTGCTGGCGGTGGTGCTGGCGGGCGTGGGCGTCTACGGCGTCATGGCGTACACGGTGGGCCAGCGCACGCGCGAGCTGGGCATCCGCCTGGCACTGGGCGCGCATCCGCGGCAGGTGCTGCGCCTGGTGATGGGCCAGGGCCTGAAGCTGACGGCCATGGGCGTGGGAGTGGGCCTGCTGGCCGCGTTCGGCGTCACGCGGCTGCTGGCCTCGCTGCTGTACGGCGTGGACGCCAGCGAGCCGACCATCTTCATCGGTGTCACCGTGGTGCTCGGCGGTGTGTCGCTCCTGGCGAGCTGGCTGCCCGCGCTCCGCGCCAGCCGCGTGTCGCCCTCCATCTCCCTCCGCTCGGAGTAG
- a CDS encoding acyltransferase, translating to MSPHTLPLSRGLGTLLTRMKLRRCQSVGAAPTVLGRVWIHGPGEIRLGDRVVLDGRVAPIELHAMQGGSIVLGDDVAIEGGASLEALQSITVGTGARLGAFCKVLDNQHHPLRGNRHERPPSVPLVIEEGVTVGSRAILLPGSHVQKGTTVAPGTVISRRIPPGVTVGGSPARVLRKEVAG from the coding sequence ATGAGCCCGCACACCCTTCCCCTGTCGCGCGGGCTGGGCACGCTGCTCACCCGGATGAAGTTGCGGCGCTGCCAGTCCGTGGGGGCTGCCCCCACGGTGCTCGGCCGCGTGTGGATTCACGGCCCCGGCGAAATCCGCCTGGGAGACCGCGTGGTGCTGGACGGGCGCGTGGCGCCCATCGAGCTGCACGCGATGCAGGGCGGCAGCATCGTCCTGGGAGATGACGTCGCCATCGAGGGCGGCGCCTCCCTGGAGGCCCTCCAGTCCATCACCGTGGGCACGGGCGCGAGGCTGGGCGCCTTCTGCAAGGTGCTGGACAACCAGCACCACCCGCTGCGCGGCAACCGGCACGAACGGCCGCCCTCCGTGCCCCTGGTCATCGAGGAGGGCGTGACGGTGGGCAGCCGCGCCATCCTCCTGCCGGGCTCGCACGTGCAGAAGGGCACCACCGTGGCCCCCGGGACGGTGATTTCCCGCCGGATTCCCCCGGGCGTGACGGTGGGAGGCTCGCCGGCGCGCGTGCTCCGCAAGGAGGTGGCCGGATGA
- a CDS encoding acyltransferase → MNARLPAPPVSEWLTRFHELRDSLEPRAERVLAVARAHWLFRGLPSLGRNVAAYGPVVVKNEGALELGDRLTFAKGMMATSLTCHPGARLVIGADTTFNYGVSLEAWERVELGARCMLASFVRIADRDGHRTAPIVIEDDVWVAHGAIIMPGVRVGARSVVSAGSIVTQDVPPDSLAMGNPARNMSLELVAREPGA, encoded by the coding sequence ATGAACGCGCGACTTCCCGCCCCGCCCGTGTCGGAGTGGCTGACGCGGTTCCACGAGCTGCGCGACTCCCTGGAGCCCCGCGCCGAGCGCGTGCTGGCCGTGGCGCGGGCGCACTGGCTCTTCCGGGGGTTGCCGTCCCTCGGCCGCAACGTGGCCGCCTATGGCCCCGTCGTCGTCAAGAACGAGGGCGCCCTGGAGCTGGGAGACCGGCTCACCTTCGCGAAGGGGATGATGGCCACCTCGCTCACCTGCCACCCCGGCGCCCGGCTCGTCATCGGCGCCGACACCACCTTCAACTACGGGGTGTCCCTGGAGGCGTGGGAGCGGGTGGAGCTGGGGGCCCGGTGCATGCTCGCTTCGTTCGTGCGCATCGCCGACCGCGACGGGCACCGCACCGCGCCCATCGTCATCGAGGACGACGTCTGGGTGGCCCATGGCGCCATCATCATGCCCGGGGTCCGCGTGGGGGCGCGCTCGGTGGTGTCCGCCGGGAGCATCGTCACGCAGGACGTGCCCCCGGACTCGCTCGCCATGGGCAACCCCGCCCGGAACATGAGCCTGGAGTTGGTGGCCCGCGAGCCGGGCGCCTGA
- a CDS encoding acyl carrier protein gives MSTRERIRSFIVDTFFVDEFGDDDSFLRKGLIDSTGMMELVAFLEQDFGLKLEDRELVPENLDSLSRVVAFVERKQQARLPQAG, from the coding sequence ATGAGCACTCGTGAGCGCATCCGCAGCTTCATCGTCGACACCTTCTTCGTAGACGAGTTCGGTGACGACGACTCCTTCCTCCGCAAGGGCCTCATCGACTCCACGGGCATGATGGAGCTGGTGGCGTTCCTGGAGCAGGACTTCGGCCTCAAGCTGGAGGACCGCGAGCTGGTGCCGGAGAACCTGGACTCGCTGTCGCGCGTCGTCGCCTTCGTCGAGCGCAAGCAGCAGGCGCGCCTCCCGCAGGCGGGCTGA
- the asnB gene encoding asparagine synthase (glutamine-hydrolyzing) — MCGIAGFTFPRGSGATEARREAAGRLRRMTASLQHRGPDAQRARVMDGVGLGHTRLSIVDLEGGHQPMRDAATGLTVVFNGEIFNHVELREQLSGRYTFRTRSDTEVILAAFLAWGIDCVRRFEGQWAFALWDPRDGALWLSRDRVGICPLYYAHLPGGQLAFGSEAKVFFAGGLVTPALDARGLKQTFQLWAPVAPRTSFEGVSLLPPAHSACFRDGKLEVFRYWDLDFGVTPEAADEPKLLEELGAVLERAVRLRLRADVPVAAYLSGGLDSSLLCALAQEQLGGTLRTFSVGFAHARFDERQHQATVAEELRTQHHVVELGDGDIGSLVPGVIFHAEQAMMRSAPAPFLRLSRWVRDNGIRVVLTGEGSDEMFLGYDLFKETKVRQFWARHPESKSRPLLLRKLYPTLSVSQQNVELLREFFGLGLDAPGGLAFSHLVRWSNSGRILRFLAPEFAARVADEDPVASVLQSVPEHVARWRPLARAQYLEAKTLLSGYLLSAQGDRMLLGNAVEGRFPFLDTAVMEFAARVPERLRLKGLDEKHLLKRFARGKVPASILERSKFPYRAPIAGALVGPDAPAWARELLAPEAVARVGVFDARKAERLVAKLRAPNAAESEADTMALFAIASTQLLAHHFLQPKPPPSEHVDAVVMETA; from the coding sequence ATGTGTGGCATCGCGGGTTTCACCTTCCCTCGGGGAAGTGGCGCCACGGAGGCACGGCGGGAGGCCGCCGGGCGGCTGCGCCGGATGACCGCCAGCCTCCAGCACCGGGGCCCGGACGCACAGCGGGCCCGGGTGATGGACGGCGTGGGCCTGGGCCACACGCGGCTGTCCATCGTCGACCTGGAGGGCGGCCACCAGCCCATGCGGGATGCGGCAACGGGGCTCACCGTCGTCTTCAACGGGGAGATCTTCAACCACGTGGAGCTGCGGGAGCAGCTCTCCGGCCGCTACACCTTCCGCACGCGCTCGGACACGGAGGTCATCCTCGCCGCGTTCCTCGCGTGGGGCATCGACTGTGTGCGCCGCTTCGAGGGCCAGTGGGCCTTCGCGCTGTGGGACCCGCGGGACGGGGCGCTCTGGCTGTCCAGAGACCGCGTCGGCATCTGCCCGCTGTACTACGCGCACCTGCCCGGCGGGCAGCTGGCGTTCGGCTCGGAGGCGAAGGTCTTCTTCGCGGGCGGGCTGGTGACACCGGCGCTGGACGCGCGGGGCCTCAAGCAGACCTTCCAGCTCTGGGCGCCGGTGGCGCCGCGCACCTCGTTCGAGGGCGTCAGCCTGCTGCCCCCGGCGCACTCGGCCTGCTTCCGGGACGGGAAGCTGGAGGTGTTCCGGTACTGGGACCTGGACTTCGGCGTGACGCCGGAGGCCGCGGACGAACCGAAGCTGCTGGAGGAGCTGGGCGCGGTGCTGGAGCGCGCGGTGCGCCTGCGGCTGCGCGCGGACGTGCCGGTGGCGGCGTACCTGTCGGGCGGGCTGGACTCCAGCCTCCTGTGCGCGCTGGCGCAGGAGCAGCTGGGCGGCACGCTGCGCACGTTCTCCGTGGGCTTCGCGCACGCGCGCTTCGACGAGCGCCAGCACCAGGCCACCGTCGCGGAGGAGCTGCGCACGCAGCACCACGTGGTGGAGCTGGGCGATGGCGACATCGGCTCGCTGGTGCCCGGCGTCATCTTCCACGCCGAGCAGGCGATGATGCGCTCGGCGCCCGCGCCCTTCCTGCGCCTGAGCCGGTGGGTGCGGGACAACGGCATCCGGGTGGTCCTCACCGGGGAGGGCTCGGACGAGATGTTCCTCGGCTACGACCTCTTCAAGGAGACCAAGGTCCGGCAGTTCTGGGCCCGCCACCCGGAGTCGAAGTCCCGGCCGCTGCTGTTGCGGAAGCTGTACCCCACCCTGTCGGTGAGCCAGCAGAACGTGGAGCTCCTGCGCGAGTTCTTCGGCCTGGGGCTGGACGCGCCCGGGGGCCTGGCCTTCTCGCACCTGGTGCGCTGGTCCAACAGCGGCCGCATCTTGCGCTTCCTCGCGCCGGAGTTCGCCGCGCGCGTGGCGGACGAGGACCCGGTGGCGTCGGTGCTCCAGTCGGTGCCGGAGCACGTGGCCCGCTGGCGGCCGCTGGCGCGCGCGCAGTACCTGGAGGCGAAGACGCTGCTGTCCGGCTATCTGCTGTCCGCACAGGGCGACCGCATGCTCCTGGGCAACGCGGTGGAGGGGCGCTTCCCCTTCCTGGACACGGCGGTGATGGAGTTCGCCGCGCGCGTGCCGGAGCGGCTGCGCCTGAAGGGCCTGGACGAGAAGCACCTGCTCAAGCGCTTCGCCCGGGGCAAGGTGCCCGCCTCCATCCTGGAGCGCAGCAAGTTCCCCTACCGCGCGCCCATCGCCGGAGCGCTGGTGGGGCCCGACGCACCGGCCTGGGCCCGGGAGCTGCTCGCGCCCGAGGCCGTGGCCAGGGTGGGCGTCTTCGACGCGCGCAAGGCGGAGCGGCTGGTGGCCAAGCTGCGCGCGCCCAATGCCGCGGAGAGCGAGGCGGACACCATGGCCCTCTTCGCCATCGCCTCCACGCAGCTGCTGGCCCACCACTTCCTCCAGCCCAAGCCCCCGCCCTCGGAGCACGTGGACGCGGTGGTGATGGAGACCGCATGA
- a CDS encoding class I adenylate-forming enzyme family protein: protein MSAPDSSPAWVLGHAGRTPDAPAVDSPWVRLTYAQLAARMRALAGHLHDAGVSPGDKVVIALPLGPAAVVAGLAVQALGACAVELDRESGAASLDAILAQTRARHAFLFGQDARRWAGKPGLGHLYVVHSARPPERMLQVLSPSVCTWLQEDGALDPEVKAPPLEALPPTAPDAPASIVYTSGSTGTPRGVIQTFGNIAANTRSIVEYLALTPADRAHLILPLHYCYGKSVLQTHLLVGASVFLEPRFMYPRVVLEAMAAEGSTGFAGVPITFELLKRQASTEPLPALKLRYVTQAGGGMAPDTLRWTREAFRPAELYVMYGQTEATARLSYLPPRYAEQKAGSIGVAIPGVELRVVAEDGAPLPVGETGHLVARGANVTPGYLDAPEETATVLRDGWLWTGDLAWRDADGFFFLVGRAKEILKVNGHRVSPVELEHQLARHPAVQEVAVVGVPDALGGEAACAVVVLRAGAEVREDELRRFCRESLPAHKVPKHVVFSEALPRGPAGKVLKAELRTRYSSVGSS from the coding sequence ATGAGCGCGCCCGACTCATCACCCGCCTGGGTGCTCGGCCACGCCGGGCGCACGCCCGACGCGCCCGCTGTGGACTCCCCATGGGTGCGACTGACTTACGCGCAGCTCGCGGCGCGGATGCGCGCCCTCGCCGGCCACCTGCACGACGCAGGCGTGTCACCGGGAGACAAGGTCGTCATCGCCCTGCCCCTCGGTCCGGCAGCCGTCGTGGCGGGCCTGGCGGTGCAGGCACTGGGTGCGTGCGCGGTGGAGCTGGACCGCGAGTCCGGCGCGGCGTCGCTGGACGCCATCCTCGCGCAGACGCGCGCGCGCCATGCCTTCCTCTTCGGACAGGACGCGCGCCGGTGGGCGGGCAAGCCCGGCCTGGGCCACCTGTACGTCGTCCACTCCGCACGGCCGCCGGAGCGCATGCTCCAGGTGCTGTCACCTTCCGTCTGCACCTGGCTCCAGGAAGACGGCGCGCTGGACCCGGAGGTGAAGGCCCCGCCGCTGGAGGCCCTGCCGCCCACTGCGCCGGATGCGCCCGCCTCCATCGTCTACACGTCCGGCAGCACGGGGACGCCCCGGGGCGTCATCCAGACGTTCGGCAACATCGCGGCCAACACGCGCTCCATCGTCGAGTACCTGGCCCTGACGCCCGCCGACCGGGCGCACCTCATCCTCCCGCTGCACTACTGCTACGGGAAGAGCGTGCTCCAGACGCACCTGCTCGTCGGGGCCTCCGTGTTCCTGGAGCCGCGCTTCATGTACCCGCGCGTGGTGCTGGAGGCCATGGCCGCCGAGGGCAGCACGGGCTTCGCCGGCGTACCCATCACCTTCGAGCTGCTGAAGCGGCAGGCCAGCACGGAGCCGTTGCCCGCCCTGAAGCTGCGCTACGTCACCCAGGCAGGTGGCGGCATGGCGCCGGACACCCTCCGCTGGACGCGCGAGGCCTTCCGCCCCGCGGAGCTGTACGTCATGTACGGCCAGACGGAGGCCACCGCGCGGCTGAGCTACCTGCCGCCCCGCTACGCCGAGCAGAAGGCGGGCTCCATCGGCGTCGCGATTCCGGGCGTGGAGCTGCGCGTGGTGGCCGAGGACGGCGCGCCGCTGCCCGTGGGCGAGACGGGACACCTGGTGGCGCGCGGGGCCAACGTCACGCCGGGCTACCTGGACGCGCCGGAGGAGACGGCCACCGTGCTGCGCGACGGCTGGCTGTGGACGGGCGACCTGGCCTGGCGCGACGCGGACGGCTTCTTCTTCCTGGTGGGCCGCGCGAAGGAAATCCTCAAGGTGAATGGCCACCGGGTGAGCCCGGTGGAGCTGGAGCACCAGCTGGCGCGCCACCCCGCCGTGCAGGAGGTGGCCGTCGTCGGCGTACCGGACGCGCTGGGCGGCGAGGCGGCCTGCGCCGTGGTGGTGCTGCGCGCGGGCGCCGAGGTGAGGGAGGACGAGCTGCGGCGCTTCTGCCGCGAGTCGCTGCCCGCGCACAAGGTGCCCAAGCACGTGGTGTTCTCGGAGGCGCTGCCGCGCGGCCCCGCCGGCAAGGTGCTCAAGGCGGAGCTGCGTACCCGGTATTCGTCAGTCGGTTCTTCGTGA
- the nadE gene encoding NAD(+) synthase has protein sequence MKFSKQVLELDWETKAVELSEGLREAVLKKLRKRGLVVAISGGIDSACVAALAVRALGPDRVFGILLPERDSSGWSSQLGRKLCEKLGIKYQLHDIAPILEAAGCYEQRDAAVRSVFPEFTADMKWKIVMHGDRLNTDAVNFFYVVVQVNGEERRFRLSPQAYTQIVAATNFKQRTRKMMDYFHADRLNFAVAGTPNRLEYDQGFFVKLGDGAADVKPIAGLYKTQVYKLAKHLGVIDEITSGEPTTDTFSLPQSQEDFYFSVHYSQLDLLMWAKNHDVSTEEAAQVMGLTPTQVRRVYDDIDQKRRSTAYLHSAPVLLEKVPELDGFKLA, from the coding sequence ATGAAGTTCTCGAAGCAGGTGCTGGAGCTGGACTGGGAGACCAAGGCCGTCGAGCTGTCCGAGGGGCTGCGCGAGGCGGTGCTGAAGAAGCTGCGCAAGCGCGGGCTGGTGGTGGCCATCTCCGGTGGCATCGACTCGGCGTGCGTGGCGGCGCTGGCGGTGCGGGCGCTGGGGCCGGACCGCGTCTTCGGCATCCTCCTGCCGGAGCGTGACTCCAGCGGGTGGAGCTCGCAGCTGGGCCGCAAGCTCTGCGAGAAGCTGGGCATCAAGTACCAGCTCCACGACATCGCCCCCATCCTGGAGGCGGCCGGCTGCTACGAGCAGCGGGACGCGGCGGTGCGCTCGGTGTTCCCGGAGTTCACTGCGGACATGAAGTGGAAGATTGTCATGCACGGCGACCGGCTGAACACGGACGCGGTGAACTTCTTCTACGTCGTGGTGCAGGTGAACGGCGAGGAGCGCCGCTTCCGCCTCTCGCCGCAGGCGTACACGCAGATTGTCGCCGCCACCAACTTCAAGCAGCGCACGCGGAAGATGATGGACTACTTCCACGCGGACCGGCTGAACTTCGCGGTGGCCGGCACCCCCAACCGGCTCGAGTACGACCAGGGCTTCTTCGTGAAGCTCGGCGACGGCGCGGCGGACGTGAAGCCCATCGCCGGCCTCTACAAGACGCAGGTGTACAAGCTGGCGAAGCACCTGGGCGTCATCGACGAAATCACCAGCGGCGAGCCCACCACGGACACCTTCAGCCTTCCGCAGTCGCAGGAGGACTTCTACTTCTCCGTGCACTACTCGCAGCTCGACCTGCTGATGTGGGCCAAGAACCACGACGTGTCCACCGAAGAGGCCGCCCAGGTCATGGGCCTGACGCCCACCCAGGTGCGGCGCGTCTACGACGACATCGACCAGAAGCGCCGCTCCACCGCCTACCTCCACTCCGCCCCCGTGCTGCTGGAGAAGGTGCCGGAGCTGGACGGGTTCAAGCTCGCCTAG
- a CDS encoding LysM peptidoglycan-binding domain-containing protein: MARERMMTSVSSYKVRSGDTLSAIARAKNTTVDALVKANNIKDPDRILKGQVLRMPDDFQAKPAGTSTGKKQPQVDSFQPTGTTTKPAETTKGGAVPSDLGSLSRKYEATGPGTVSKGTGDAGGVSYGSYQFASKTGSAKEFVDGLKGTYPEYHKALSGKTPGSEEFSAAWKALAKKDPEGFFKAQHDAIQRTHYDPAVANIKKATGLDVTTRSKTLQDVAWSTSVQHRNNSDDIFKAALKGKDPAKMSDEDIIKAVYAERGRRNASGGLVHFSRNSAKVQESVANRFVNESKDALAQLKKEQAGGTTPAAKPETKPAKKPDTSSSTPQPADKPVTDTGATTKPGATEPKKVKVPYYSQFEGGHGYTPSDTACFKAAVAMAKAAGATVTGPGERIQVAKSENSKGQVTVDPKKAAEGRKYIDSQLDAGKPVVVGVSHKDSNYNADQLTDHFVVITGRGVDEKGRTYYTFHDPGTKQQAKGADTNPNNRFYVDDSGKMYRPGKQATGYITDRQLEVAMVRRNA, from the coding sequence ATGGCACGGGAGCGGATGATGACGAGCGTCAGCAGCTACAAGGTGCGGTCGGGTGACACCCTGTCGGCCATCGCGCGGGCCAAGAACACCACCGTCGATGCGCTGGTGAAGGCGAACAACATCAAGGACCCGGACCGCATCCTCAAGGGCCAGGTCCTCCGCATGCCGGACGACTTCCAAGCGAAGCCGGCCGGCACCTCCACCGGGAAGAAGCAGCCGCAGGTGGACAGCTTCCAGCCCACCGGCACCACCACGAAGCCCGCCGAGACGACGAAGGGCGGCGCCGTCCCCTCGGACCTGGGCAGCCTGAGCCGCAAGTACGAGGCGACCGGCCCCGGCACCGTGTCCAAGGGCACGGGCGACGCGGGTGGCGTGTCCTACGGCTCGTACCAGTTCGCCAGCAAGACGGGCTCCGCGAAGGAGTTCGTGGACGGCCTCAAGGGCACCTACCCCGAGTACCACAAGGCCCTGTCCGGCAAGACGCCCGGCAGCGAGGAGTTCTCCGCGGCCTGGAAGGCGCTGGCGAAGAAGGACCCGGAGGGCTTCTTCAAGGCCCAGCACGACGCCATCCAGCGCACGCACTACGACCCGGCGGTCGCCAACATCAAGAAGGCCACCGGCCTGGACGTCACCACGCGCTCGAAGACGCTGCAGGACGTGGCCTGGTCCACCTCCGTCCAGCACCGCAACAACTCCGACGACATCTTCAAGGCCGCGCTCAAGGGCAAGGACCCGGCGAAGATGAGCGACGAGGACATCATCAAGGCCGTCTACGCCGAGCGCGGCCGCCGCAACGCGAGCGGCGGGCTGGTGCACTTCAGCCGCAACTCGGCCAAGGTGCAGGAGAGCGTCGCCAACCGCTTCGTGAACGAGTCGAAGGACGCCCTGGCCCAGCTCAAGAAGGAGCAGGCGGGTGGCACGACGCCCGCCGCGAAGCCGGAGACGAAGCCCGCGAAGAAGCCGGACACGTCCTCGTCCACCCCCCAGCCCGCCGACAAGCCGGTGACGGACACCGGCGCCACCACGAAGCCGGGCGCGACGGAGCCGAAGAAGGTCAAGGTCCCGTACTACAGCCAGTTCGAGGGCGGCCACGGCTACACCCCGAGCGACACCGCGTGCTTCAAGGCGGCGGTGGCCATGGCCAAGGCGGCCGGCGCCACCGTGACGGGCCCCGGCGAGCGCATCCAGGTGGCCAAGAGCGAGAACTCCAAGGGCCAGGTGACGGTGGACCCGAAGAAGGCCGCCGAGGGCCGCAAGTACATCGACTCGCAGCTGGACGCGGGCAAGCCCGTCGTCGTCGGCGTCAGCCACAAGGACTCCAACTACAACGCGGACCAGCTCACGGACCACTTCGTGGTCATCACCGGCCGCGGCGTCGACGAGAAGGGCCGCACCTACTACACCTTCCACGACCCGGGCACGAAGCAGCAGGCCAAGGGCGCGGACACCAACCCGAACAACCGCTTCTACGTGGATGACAGCGGGAAGATGTACCGCCCGGGCAAGCAGGCCACCGGCTACATCACCGACCGTCAGCTCGAGGTCGCGATGGTCCGCCGCAACGCTTAG